A portion of the Chaetodon trifascialis isolate fChaTrf1 chromosome 7, fChaTrf1.hap1, whole genome shotgun sequence genome contains these proteins:
- the utp11 gene encoding probable U3 small nucleolar RNA-associated protein 11, protein MSSFRKALKSRQRNHQERSQPGFRKHLGLLEKKKDYKLRADDYHKKQNTLAALRKKALDKNPDEFYYKMISSKLQDGVHVAKKGEEEVVTEEQKKLMRTQDIKYVEMKRVAEAKKIERLKGELHLLDADRKQKNTHTFFVDSKKEVQSFDLAEQLRTAPELVDRVFNRPTLETLETKTIQGAVEPHSIKKMGRQRKHQYKILSQRIDREKKMFVISQKIQTRMDLQDKNKKVKVKRETTSAPAIYKFEAKRKR, encoded by the exons ATGTCTTCATTCAGGAAAGCGTTGAAATCCCGACAGAGAAACCACCAGGAAAGATCTCAG CCTGGTTTTAGGAAACATCTGGGATTgttggagaagaagaaagactaCAAACTTCGTGCAGA TGACTAccacaagaaacaaaacaccCTCGCTGCTCTGCGAAAGAAAGCTCTGGATAAGAACCCAGATGAGTTTTACTATAAAATGATCAGCTCGAAGCTGCAG GATGGAGTTCACGTAGCGAAAaaaggtgaggaggaggtggtgacGGAGGAGCAGAAGAAACTGATGAGGACGCAGGATATCAAATATGTGGAGATGAAAAGAGTTGCAGAGGCTAAG AAAATTGAGAGGCTGAAAGGAGAGCTCCATCTTCTggatgcagacagaaaacaaaaaaacacgcacacattttttgTGGATTCCAAGAAAGAAG TTCAGTCATTTGACCTGGCAGAACAACTGAGGACAGCTCCTGAGCTGGTGGACCGAGTGTTCAACAGGCCAACTCTGGAAACTCTGGAGACTAAGACCATCCAGGGAGCTGTGGAGCCTCACAGTAtaaag AAGATGGGCAGGCAGAGGAAGCACCAGTATAAGATCCTTTCCCAGAGGattgacagagaaaagaagatgtTTGTAATCTCCCAGAAGATTCAGACCCGCATGGACCtacag GATAAGAACAAGAAAGTGAAGGTAAAAAGGGAGACGACCAGTGCTCCAGCTATCTACAAGTTTGAGGCCAAGAGGAAGCGCTGA